The DNA region GAAACACAGTCCTGTTTACAGCTTTGTGAGAGTGCACGTTTCAGATTGTcccatttattttcaaatggtTTAAAACGGTTAATTCCCCAATGCAATGCAAGCACGTCATCTTTTGCAAGTGTTGAATCCAGCGTAACCATAAATGTGACCAAACAAATGACAACTGTAGAGGTTGGTGAATGTTGTGCACAGACATATAAACTACTGTGTATATTTTTGGGAGTGCTTTAACCCAACCACCAGGCTCTCCAATATCTCCTGAGACACATAAActgcaccctcctcctcctcctcctccacaccctCCATgttccttcctgtttcctgttccgCTGTCCGCTGCACAGGATGCCTGGTCGTGCTACTGGGCTGCAACAAAAACTCGCGAGTCGCCAAGCCGTAAACCTTGCGGACGTACAGGAGaaaagaacatgttttttttctgatctCCATCTCTAACCACTCGAGCTCGGACATTGTTTCTCACACAAACGGCTCACGGGGTCTTTAGCTCTGTATACAAAGACATATTTGTCCTCCACTCTTAACCACCTGCTGACTCTTGGCTTAGTTATCTGTGAGTAAGCTATCCAGCTGGGGTGTCTGCAGACTGTGTGCACCTGCTGACTCTGTCGCACATCTGAGTGAGTCAGTACAAACACTAATTAAGTCCCCTTTGTTTTATGAAATCATCCAGAAGAAGTATTTTCATCCTCTATTATGTTAACTATCAACAGGTTAATGTAGCTACTCATAGTTTAAGTGTTTATTCTGTAGAGAAATTAGTAATAATCCCTTTCCAATTAGCCCATATCATTGAATGGTTATTATTAAGCATTACTGTTTAGAGAAGCTAATTTGAATGatgttaaatatattattacatttattgtaTATATGACCTGTTGTGGTTTATTATAATGACTTAATACTCACTATCCTTGAATTGAAAGTctggtttttctttctctttgcttGTTTAATGTATTacaatgctttttattttgagaTTTAATCTTAATCTGTAAATTGACTGTAACTATAGCTGCCAGATAAATATAATCACAAGCTCAACGGGTCATTAAATTGACTCAAGTAAGGTACAAGTACCACAAAAATCTGCTAAATACAATACTTGAGCAAATGTGATACTGTTGTGGTTGCTTTGTATCCATGCCATATGAAATTATATCTTAAAATCAGCTGACTGTGCAACCAGTTCTTTTTAAGTGTGACGATCTTGGGGGCTGAGGGTTGTGACCCATATCAAACGCAGGGAATTCGGCTTCGATGAGATCATCGCCTGGTCGCTGAAGGGAAGAGGCTTTCGTCTTGTCTGACCTGAGGCGAGCGTCATAGTTCAGAGTTCACATCGTGAGAAACGACTTGCTGAGCCCCGCCCGACCTTCACCCCCGAAACACGCATGACACTCAGAGGCAGCTGCACCATCTGAAATCAGTGCACAGCCTGGCTGAGGTCTGACGTGACCTCAGCCATGTGGCTCTCACTCCGCCGGGCTCAGGGAGGTCAAGTTTAGAGGTCAGAATGGGTCTCTGTGTATTACATCACCTATGGGACACAATGATGATATCAGCAACtcatttgttcatgttttatgCTCCCCTTGGAGTTTTTGTTCACAGTGTGCAACATTTATAGCGTCACTTAACATTTGCTCTTAAAACGAAACACAAAGCAGCCGGCGTGTTTCTGCTGTCACAGCTCTTTTTGCAGTGATCATTACAGGCTTTAGGTAAATCCCTCCAGACTTCTGTACAtaggttgtgtgtatgtgtgtgtccatgctgGCAGGAATGTCTGCTGGCCAGCCCTTTTATTAGGGCTCATCCATACCACCACATTATAGGGTCTCGTTACCAGGCAACAGCAGGTTTTGGCTGGTTACCATGGCGAGCGCCCATTGAGTGACGTCGCTGGCCCTGTTTGCCTCTCTCCTCATTGGAATGAGGGCCTTTTTTAAGGTGCACCCCCACAACCCCACCCCTCCGCCCAACCCCGCGCTCccaaaactcacacacacacttacttaaCCCCTTGCTCAAATACacccccacacaaacacacccggCGCTTCGTCACCCTCTGTGCGGTGACTAGAGGAGTGGAACTAACAATCCAACAAAAACATCTCACTGAGGCGGACCAGACTGGACCTTCCAGGGAGAGTCTTTGTGTAGAAAAACCCATAGAAAGCCCAACGTGGAGACGCCTACTGTAGACAACTGAGCAGCAAGTGTGAGACATTGATGTCTGGggatattatatatttttcgtATTTCTATCAATTGATAGCAAACAGATATTTTCTGTGTAGCTAAATCCTGATTATTCCACTGTGCCATAAACTTCCATTGTTAGTCAAGAAGTATTAAAAACCCACAGGTGAACCACACTCTTCATGCTTCATCATAATGATgaatgtgatcactgtatttctTGTTGTGAGTCAGTCCCACATACAGTATCAAGAGGCACTAAATGTGTATTCATCCTCTACTGAAAATAGTCtccaaaacaaactttttttggTAATTTTTCTAAGCTACCCACATCTGCTTTAAGAAAATACAGAGCCACTTAAAAAATGAATCTCTATATTTGTGACTATCTTTTAAAGATTATTGTCTTCAGAAGGACTGGGCCTCAGGCTGAGGGCCACAGAAAGGCAGAGGACCCCGTAAACTTTTGAAAGATGGTCTTACATGATGTTGGTTTGGTCTtcaaattggattttttttacaataacaGAAGTACAGAATTTCACAAGCCTTATCTTTCAAAAAACACGATCTCTCCACTGCACTGCAGTCGAACATACTGGGTGAATATAGCATGTAATGTATCTTATAACGTCCAAGTAAGTTCAGGGATAGAAGTAGAAAACAAAACCCATTTCTTCTTGATAAAATGTCTTGATTATTAAAATTATTGCAGATAATGTTTTGGTTGATCAACAAACTGAATAATCAATAGATCCTTCTTGAattcaaaaaaaggaaatgcgTAGTTTGAAATTATGATATTTTGACCAAACAACTTAGGCTCACGCTACACTAACAAGTTTTCTTCAGACCCATCACCTATAAATCATATGGTTATAAACGTATGTAAGTGGACCTTGAGTTGAGATTGTTGTCTAAAACTTTCCGAGGACACGAGTGAACCTTTAATGCTTCTACACGCCAAAGAGTCCTGAGGGTGGAGTGGATCCAATCATAAGAGCTAAATGAAGATATGAACAAATCCATCTCCATGGCAACTGAAAAAATGGTCACTTATGAAGACCATGACATATGATTAAAAGTTCCAGGAAAGAGAGTGGACCTTGAGTTCATTTTGTCATAGAGTCTCAAATCATagtttgaattttattttaacGTTGTGTTCCATTTGCAGCAGCTCAAGTCAAATGTTAGACAATAGCAATAGGTCCAGAGCtatttgttgtgaatgtgtaGAATATTCTCGGGTTAATAACTTCAGCGTTGGCACAACATTCTGACCACACTCCCCTGACTGTATGCAGATTTTCTGCGTGGccatattttcatcttttaagAGGCCATATGACCTGCTAAGATTCTTAAGTCACCAGCAAAACAAGTATGGATAAGCTTTGGTAATCCAGTCACAGTTTAAAACAAGAGGGCTGTTACtcacagactgaaatatcttGTGTTAATGTAATTGTTCTATTGTTTCCATAAATTAAACAACCCTGTGAGATCTTTATTATAAAACTGCAAAGCATCATCACCAGTGTAAATGTGTAGTGGCCTTGAAGCAGCTGTAGATAAACTAGTTGCCTCACACTGATGCTGTGGGCTCTCTGCAGACATGGGGTCCATCCTGATGAGGGGAGATGGGTTAGTGACGTCAAATGGAGTCACTTGCGGGAAGACGATTCCAGCAGCTTCTCCATATAGCTCTAATTTGGACGCCTTTCACTGACTGCggatgaggagggtgggggtggtCTGAAAGGGCTGGTGGTGGGGGCTGTGGAGTATTGTGAGCTGAACAGCAGAGCCCCACTCACGCTGAATGGGCATTGTCATCTGGATTTCTATGGCTCACCAAAATACTTTCTCCCGCCGTGGGGGTTTATGGATTCACGCTGGGAACGGTATGCGTTACGCACAGCCGCTGGTGGCTCCCCTGCCTCCGCACACCCCTCTGGTTGATTTGTTTAAGAACACACTTCAGATTTCAGACAATATATTGGGTTTAAtcttaataaaaatgaaacGATATTGCATCTTCATACATGAATAATGAATCATTACATACAACGtcaacaaaccaacagaaaaCGTGTATTCCTGCAGTGACAAAGGTGGAAAAAGAGACATAGCAGGTGGATGAAGGACTGTAACATTTCATATTTTGGCCCATATGGTCCCCAGGCTTTCCGGAATCCACAGGTCCAAAAATAGAAGTCACTTCCATCAGCTTCTGGACAACACAAAAGCCTGTCCGGGATGTATTAGGGCTTCTCCACGCATGAACTTTTCTCCATCGTTCTTTGTTGCTGTCGGAGTCCTCAACATGTCGGCGTGAGAGTGCAATTATTCTCAGTTACAGTAGCCTACACGTTTGTGCTGACGACGCACATCAGGGCAAGAGAACAGTGTACATATACTTGATGGCAAGAGTTcctcaagaaaacaaaaacaacaaactttaGTTACAACAGTAAACAATTCAAAAACACTAATAATTTCgaagacacacaaaaagcaGGTACCTAACACAGATACTCCTTTTTGTCGTGAGCTACCTCTCGTGGTTCATAGTCTTTTCTTTGATCTCCTGTGGATACAAAAAGGAAGTGTGAAGTTGCGGTCCGAGcgtaaaaaaaaagcagaggtgCTTCCATTGATTTTTCAAAGTTCATATTTCtgattcaaaaaaaaaatgctggtGCAAAGAGAacgtctttaaaaaaaaagctgcaggtcacttttacgcACTTTTACGCACCGCCTGCCCCGAGCCACAGCGCTACACGTAGTTCCTCTTGTCATATTCCCCGTTCGGAGTGGCTCTCTTGGTCTGTGCGTATTTGACCGAGTATCCCGAGTTCCCACTGGGGGGACAGGAGCAGCACAGCAGCGTGCCCCCGATCAGCAGCATGGCTGTGGCCGCCCAGCCGATGTACAGCGCAGCGCCGATCTCCCTCTTCTTGGATGCGGGCACCTGTGGATTGTAGAAGTCCGATATGATGCTGTTGGCCAGCCAGCACAGAGGCACCAGCACGAACAGCCCACTGAGGATGTAGATCACCCCTCCGGCGTTCACCACCCGGGCTTTCACGTACTCGGTGCGGATGCAGTTGGTGCACTGCGCCCCGGCGATGGTCACCATCAGTCCCAGCACGCCCATCACCGAGGAGATGATGGTGAGGGCTCTGGCCGCCTGCAGGTCGTGGCTGAGGGCGAGGACGGAGTCGTGCACCTTGCACTGCATCTGGCCCGTGCTCTGCACCACGCACGACATCCACAAGCCGTCCCAGATGGTCTGAGCCACCACGATGTTGGCCTCGATGAAAGCAGTCACCTTCCACATGGGCAGTCCGCACGCCACCATCACCAGGAGCGAGCCCACTACGCACAGAGCCAGTCCCACGATCTCCAGTCCGGCAGACACCATGTTCGCACTTTACGTTTAAGTCTTTTAAAAAACTTCAAAAGTCCAAACTCTCCCCTAATTGATCTTCTTCTTGAACGCCAAGTGTGCTTCTGCtctgtatcttcttcttctcgccTCGATGTCCAATCAAGCGTCAGATGTTCATCACTGGGCTCAGGGAGACGTGAGAGGCAGCAGCGTCTCTTTGTTAGCGAGGGGATGTGAAAACAACTGGAACCACAGTGGCACCGAATCACCAATATCTGCAGGGGTAGGTGGGGGGTGTGTGGACTGGAGGAGAAACTTTCCTCCAATCACATGTCGCCGCATCCTCACGGGACCAATGGAAACGCAGGCAAGTGGTGAGGCTGAATGAAGCGGTCCAGAGCGCATTGTGCGTTTGAACAGTTAtggcagaggagaggggggggggggggggggctctgatGGTATgtggctgaaatgcagtggttTGGTGAATCAGGGCGGTTGTTGTTGGTTTTTCAGACATGGAGTTTAATGGCACTTGTCTGCACCGAGAAGGGCCATTTCACACCcattgtgtaaaatatatgAGGCTTTTAATTGTCTGACATACAAtgtaagaaataataataatagtaataatatttataataataatgtagatGCATCCACTTTGATTTCGAATCAGTTTTACTTTCCTCAGTCCCTTAGAAAAACgtgaaaaagaataaatatatttacatatttacatcacACATTAGTTACAAAAGTATTATGATGACACAATAGTTTCTGTTTCATTAAAAATGCTTGTTTGCTTTGATTATTCATTTTGTTATTAAGGTTTCGTGTTTCgtgttcattattattattattcagtgaaATGCAACCTTTGAATTCTGCATTGTTGGGGGTTTTGTTCATGTCTGTGAAACATCCTCTAGGCTATGAAAGATTAACTGTGTGTCATAATGTAAATGCAGAACCAACAACTACCGGGTTATTATTTAGAATAATCTGGCTCACTGTTGCAGAGATTGTGAGAGGCCGCCCAGGAaaggttttaaaatgtgaacttgtgtgttttgttataCCCAGATGTTCCTTTCAAAAAAACCGGCGTGTTATCGTGCCAGCATGTTCCTTACTAGATCTAAATAGACTCTCACGTACTCGCCCAGTTCTGCTCCAATGACCTTGAACAACCACAAAGATACTCAATCAAGTATGTCGGTTACTCCTGTGTCCAGATGTGTATTTTCTTATAATTTCTTCACGGCTGTAGACTAACAGGAGTTGCATATAGCAAGTATTTATATTTCGTTATTTCATATTATAAAATTTAAGTTGTTTGGCAGTCATGTAAGAAAGTATAACAATTAATAATGTAGGATTGGCTGCTGGAGGTTTCCTCTTTTACAGTTGATTAAACTTATAGTATTTAGATGCTTTAAAGAAAAGCATCAATACCAAAGTGTAAAATGACACCGTTACAATTCAAAGATGCCACTCACGTAAAAGACTGTAAGTAAAATCATGAAAATACTTGAAATATCCATCATTATGAGATTTGATATAATTAGTTTATTATCACTCAGGTGTTGAGAAATGCAGGGATTTGGGGTCATAGCTGGTTTAAGTTGTCTCATCTTCACCGTTCGTCCAAAGGAAAAACTGCAAATGGTCATATTTGAGAAACTGGAACAACTAAACGTTCTTCATCGAGAACAATTATCAACATAGCTGATTCATTTCTATGGACTttaatttacttatttattgaGTTGTGCTTATAGAGACTGTTATATATCGGAGATAGTGCACATTctatcaatataaataaaaagtcgGCTACAGTCCCTCTGAAAAGTGGAATAGAAAATTcaaaatggcaaaaaaataacatattcaAGTGAAATATCTAAAAATGTGCATCCTACTTACTTCAGTCAATAACAATAAAAGTTTTCCGTGAAATCGGCGGGCAGAGAGGAGCGCGTGAAAGAAACTGAAACACGTCAGCAGCCATGTTGGATCTGACAATCAATGTGTGTCTACGGCTCAGCGGCCCCTGTCCCGGAGCCAAAATGGCGTCAGTGGCGCAGCTCGACGGCCGCTGGCGATGAGAAGAATCTCCTCGGACGAGGGGCGGGCTCTCGGGAGCGGTTTCCGGGTTTCCCTTCCTGGGCTGGGACGGCGGCGAGagtccaaaaaaaaagaaagaagcagctCCCGTTGATTAGGAACAATCCCGCTGAGGTAAGACACTGTCCGCTGGTTCCTCCatgttgtcctgtgtgtgtttgtgacgaAACCTCGGGGTTCaggtgaagctggaggaggaaggttCCCCCCGGAACCTCCGAGCTGGCAACAGGACACCAGGCGAGCTAACAACTGCTGCCTGCTAAAAGTTTGACATGTCAACTTTTCCAGAGCTGAgtttctctctcactccgtcCATTAAAAGACACGTTTTTATAGAGGAAATGGATGTTTTCTTTCGAGGGGGGAACTATGGCGCGTAACTGATGGTGATGGTGCAAATTTTAATGTCAGTGTCCCAGCCGTTGTGGTGGTTAAACTCAGTGACAGACAGACTGGGTGTGGTGGGTCAGATCCACAGGCCtccacacacacgttacacacacacacagacacacacacaaagtgggaCTGAAGCTCATTATTTTTACATGTCTGACACAGTTACACGAGTGaagtctcctcctcttctcatatTCACAGCCATGATCATAAATCCAGTACTTTTTAAACActtaaagagatagttcacccaaaaattagaatctcactcattatctactcagccgatggagatggagggtgaagtgtttgagtccataaaacatttttggagtttcaggggtaaacaaaacaacaataaaataaaaacataaatgccTCCATACCTTTATCCAAGTGTCCGTACGCCCCGGCATTCAAGTTTGACCTGAAACGACTTCTTTTACTCCATGTttcagccaaaatgtcctctgatatcttccTGTGGAGCCACGTTCATGTGGATCGCAGAGGATATTTGGGCTGAAAACATGGTTTAAATGACGCTGTTTCAGGTCGAATTTAAGTGACGGGGTTTACGGAAACTTTGACACCACTGAAACATTATGGAGGCTTTTtatatgttgttgttattttagtttgaagaaGTGATCACCATTAacttgtattggatttggctgcaatgctgtttacccctgaaactccaaaaagtgttctgtggactcaaacacttcacccaaccctccatcggcatagtagtgagtgaattttcattttggggtgaactatccctttaagtttcTGTTGCCTCATTGTCTCAGTTCATGTTCTCATCAGACTTCACTGGGCCTCCATATTCCCAAACCCGTTTCATGTCGAATCTGCACAAGAACACCCATTCCAAGCATGAACTTTCACGAATTTCCTGTTTAGTCCTCTCGTGAAACATTCCTGGCCTCTGGAATAACTTTCTATCATCGATCAGTTCCTGACCTTTGGTTGAGAGGCGTATTTGCGCGAAATGAACTTGATGTTTAGACAACTTCACAATAACATTGGCAAACAATAACGCATTTCAATGATGTGTCTGTGGCGGAGGGCCACCATTGAAGAATTATCATCCATCTTTGCTTGTGCTTAGTGAAAACGCACATATTTCACTTCCTTTCTCGCTGGGTTGTGAACATTATGGGCACCATGGTTGACTGCGTGAGCTGTAATCTCAGGCCGgcagtttccctttttattaCACAGATGAATTTGATATCAGAAGGACAACAGAAAGGCACCCGTGCCTCTGATCCAGCACCTTCACCCCTCTCTGACCTTTCCCCTTCCTGCGACCTCTTCCCACAAACACTGGCACGACACAGAAGCGCTGGGGAAGACATTTGTCTGACACTGTAAACTACAAGGGGATGTTTCCTCCCGTTTTTCACTGGGGTGtgaatggaaaaacaaaacttgaTTCACGTCGACAAACCCAAGTGGACGTGCGCTATTGTGCCAAAGGCTTGATTGATTTTACACAGCAAGACATCTTTATTCACGGAACCATATGTGGAAAAAACGGAGGAAGAAAAGCACATTAAAAATTTACTTTGATCCCTCGTTTTATTGTGTTAACAGGAAAACGGTCTTTTTGAAAGTTGAGTTGTTTTCGCCCACTCCATGCTACAATCGGTCAAGTATATTGGGGCGAATAATTTTGGTTGTCAATGGGGCTAGTCTTCATTTTAGGAATGCAACTAactcttcttttctttaaagCTGAAATTATTCAATTGGTGTTGATCAAATTTGAAATTTATCAACTTTGTGGATGACCAATTCGTTGTTtaagttattttgttttatttaaagtaaattatcaataatttaatgAGATAAACTTCTAATTATCATACTTTTAAAGGTGTTACAATAAAGGGAATTCATAGTTTGGGTTTTTTACAACTAGGTGGACAAAAAAAGGACATTTGATTGATGCTACCTGGTGCGTGAGGATAGCggatggtgttttttttttacagttttctgAATCAAATGACTTGTGCGATCTAACTATTGAGATCTTTGAGTTGTATCtctacatttaatttttttatattattgaatcATGACTGATCAGCCTCGGGGTTGGATAATATGAACTTAGACTTGAgcaaatataattttattttaaaaaggtattgagaaaaaaaaatgctaagAGTAAAATCGTATAACTGTGTCTAGTTATGTATGATATACAACaaagtaaatacattaaaaattaAAGTACATCATCACATTGATGCAAAAATTCTTCTGTTTCAATATTGCTGTAAATCAGTTCAGCTCACTCTTGCTAACTGATTTAAATTT from Limanda limanda chromosome 5, fLimLim1.1, whole genome shotgun sequence includes:
- the cldn5a gene encoding claudin 5a; translated protein: MVSAGLEIVGLALCVVGSLLVMVACGLPMWKVTAFIEANIVVAQTIWDGLWMSCVVQSTGQMQCKVHDSVLALSHDLQAARALTIISSVMGVLGLMVTIAGAQCTNCIRTEYVKARVVNAGGVIYILSGLFVLVPLCWLANSIISDFYNPQVPASKKREIGAALYIGWAATAMLLIGGTLLCCSCPPSGNSGYSVKYAQTKRATPNGEYDKRNYV